Below is a genomic region from Candidatus Zixiibacteriota bacterium.
CGGCGATAAGCTGCCCGAGGAACTCTCGGGCGGGATGCGGCGACGGGTAGCTATCGGCCGGGCGCTCCTCTCGACCAATCCCAAGGTGATGCTCTATGACGAACCGACTACCGGTCTCGATCCCCACGCCACCGAAAACGTGCTGGGGCTCATAACCCGACTTCACGAGGAGAAATCAATCGCGTCAATTGTGGTAACCCACCAGATTGCCGACGCGCTCGAGATTGCCGACCGCTTCGTAGTCATTCATGAGGGCCAGGTGGCGTTCGACGGTTCACTCGAGGCGTTGCGCGCCTCGAACGATCCCTGTGTCACCGATTTTCTGGGACCGTTTCGCGCGTCGTTTGGGCGGGTGGCCAGGAAGCGCTTTATAGGTTTGGACGATATTAGAAGCTGAGGACAATAGTATGCGACGATCAGTCAAGATCAAGTGGGGCGCCGTGCCGGTTGGCCTGCTTATCATGGGTGCGATTATTATCCTGATGTACACGTCGATGACCGGCGGAGGGACATCGGTGTTCGAACCCAAGATCACCTTCGTGTGCTACTTCGAAAATGTCAACGGACTGGTGCGCGGTTCGCCGGTGTGGATGTCGGGTGTCGAGGTGGGCAATGTCACGGGGCTGGATTTCGAGATCGCCGAGCAGGCCCGCCAGGTGAAAGTGTACTGCCGCGTGACCAGGAAGATCCACCGTTATTTGAACGCCGACGCCCGCGTGCAGCTCGGGACCATTGGTTTTCTGGGCGACAAGTATATCGAGATTCTCCCCGGCCTGACCGGGGCCGCCCCGATCCAGGCCGATGCCGTGATTGCCACCAAGGATGTCGGCTCGGCCACCGCCATGTTCGAGGCGGGGGAGAAGGCGCTGAAAGACGCCGGCCAGCTGGTCGGCAGTCTTGACAGCTTCCTGGTGC
It encodes:
- a CDS encoding ATP-binding cassette domain-containing protein; translated protein: MIELRAVDFSYWDKQVLKNVSFKVDEAEMLVIMGPSGSGKSTILRLILGLECPQRGEVIIDGENICIMKERDKQEVRKRIGMVFQDGALFDSLTVGENVGYYLLEHTRMSWSEITVKAREMLGFVGLDANEIGDKLPEELSGGMRRRVAIGRALLSTNPKVMLYDEPTTGLDPHATENVLGLITRLHEEKSIASIVVTHQIADALEIADRFVVIHEGQVAFDGSLEALRASNDPCVTDFLGPFRASFGRVARKRFIGLDDIRS
- a CDS encoding MlaD family protein — translated: MRRSVKIKWGAVPVGLLIMGAIIILMYTSMTGGGTSVFEPKITFVCYFENVNGLVRGSPVWMSGVEVGNVTGLDFEIAEQARQVKVYCRVTRKIHRYLNADARVQLGTIGFLGDKYIEILPGLTGAAPIQADAVIATKDVGSATAMFEAGEKALKDAGQLVGSLDSFLVRVNRGEGSLGQLAANDTLYQQLTALLTNLTKVTSTLHKNQQEMMESITHMSKSVGDLASQVSEDRGTLGKLVADSALYDNLNATTARLDSILTKIDRSEGNLGMLVNDTALYTELSNLLTRANNLITDIEKNPRRYFKFSVF